One Chitinophaga varians DNA window includes the following coding sequences:
- a CDS encoding SusC/RagA family TonB-linked outer membrane protein encodes MLQRLLILLLLLGPLAAFSQVRTVTGTVLSAKDKEPLPGATIVIKGTTKGVLTGPDGSFRLEVTDPAATTLVISYVGMTPQEVPVSTAPLTITLQSAGKNIDEIVVIAYGTAKKSSYTGSVSQIKGAELENRQVSSVTKALQGLAPGVQSASQSGQPGSDATIRIRGVGSINASADPLYVVDGVPYGGNLSAINPYDIESISVLKDAASAALYGSRGANGVIIITTKKGKAKGSNIDVRVSQGFSKRAVKDYDRMSTDQYFPMYWRALFNENLGSQDSITAAKNASRDLVGELGINPYGSAFPQPVGTDGKLVAGAKPLWNDDWDKAMQRTGHRTEANIAISGATDKTRYFISGGYLDDQGIYLGSGFKRYTVRSNFDVDARKWLKIGLNLNASHSDQQAPPSEDSRSDNYVNYGRLMGPMYPVYQRDPNTGSYLLDAKGQKIFDYGDYRPDPANPRTNLVQTSGIDKHDTIRDDVSARFYAEATLYKGLKFKTSYNADYSSRVGHDYTNPTLGFDAEVGGTVVKGNYRTFSWTFNNLLTYETTFNEKHHLNVLLGQEAYKFKYTYLEGNKTGFSVPGIDEPADAALIGSFTGYSDSYTQSSYLGRAEYDYSGKYFFSASLRRDGSSRFAPDRRWGTFWSVGASWKLTEETFLKNSSWLNLLTLRASYGGQGNDNLGPNRYYNYLPLYSVNSNLGLGGTFREFLFNDRLKWETNLNLNIGVDWAMFDNRLGGSAEFFVRKSQDLLYSRPKAPSIGYASVDENIGALKNTGIDLNLHGTPIRTKNFSWNIDLNMTHYRNKVTSLPQQDIIVGTKKLSVGKSIYDFYLRQWAGVNPNTGAPQWKYTNPDGSIKDTSNYSQASLYYSGSSLPDLYGGLTNTFTYKNFSLSFLIVYSIGGKVLDNDYTFLMGLGGSAGRAWSTEVLNAWTPTNRNTDVPQVNTVAPSWTGASTRFLYDATYARLKSLNLSYSLPKTLMERAHLNNITVYVQGENLFTLYNHQGMDPEQTVGGTTYYRYPAVKSVSAGINLSF; translated from the coding sequence ATCACCCTGCAATCAGCCGGTAAAAATATTGATGAGATAGTAGTGATCGCTTATGGTACTGCTAAAAAGAGCTCTTACACCGGTTCGGTATCACAGATAAAGGGCGCTGAACTGGAGAACCGTCAGGTATCCAGTGTCACCAAAGCCTTACAGGGCCTGGCGCCTGGCGTGCAAAGCGCATCCCAGAGCGGTCAGCCCGGTTCTGATGCTACTATCCGTATCCGTGGTGTTGGTTCTATCAACGCTTCGGCAGATCCGCTCTACGTGGTAGACGGGGTGCCTTACGGCGGCAACCTCAGCGCCATCAACCCGTATGATATCGAGTCCATCAGCGTACTGAAAGACGCGGCCTCTGCTGCGTTGTACGGCTCACGCGGTGCCAATGGCGTCATCATCATCACCACTAAAAAAGGAAAAGCCAAAGGAAGTAATATAGACGTTCGCGTTAGTCAGGGTTTCTCTAAAAGAGCGGTGAAAGATTATGACAGGATGTCTACCGATCAATACTTCCCGATGTACTGGCGCGCATTGTTCAACGAAAACCTGGGCAGCCAGGACTCCATCACCGCTGCTAAAAACGCCAGCCGCGACCTGGTGGGAGAGTTGGGCATTAACCCCTATGGCAGTGCATTCCCGCAGCCGGTAGGCACCGACGGCAAATTGGTAGCCGGCGCTAAACCACTGTGGAACGATGACTGGGACAAAGCGATGCAACGCACCGGTCACCGCACAGAAGCCAATATCGCCATCAGCGGCGCTACAGATAAAACCCGCTACTTCATCTCCGGTGGTTACCTCGATGACCAGGGTATTTACCTGGGCTCCGGCTTCAAACGTTACACGGTGCGTTCCAACTTCGACGTAGATGCCCGCAAATGGTTGAAAATAGGCCTCAACCTGAATGCTTCCCACTCGGATCAACAGGCACCTCCATCTGAAGACAGCCGCAGCGACAACTACGTGAACTATGGCCGTTTGATGGGCCCTATGTACCCGGTTTATCAACGTGATCCGAATACCGGCTCTTATCTCCTTGACGCTAAAGGACAAAAAATATTCGACTATGGCGACTACCGCCCGGACCCGGCCAATCCCCGTACCAATCTGGTACAAACCTCCGGCATCGATAAACATGATACCATCCGTGACGACGTGTCTGCCCGCTTCTATGCTGAAGCAACACTCTATAAAGGACTGAAATTCAAAACCAGCTATAACGCAGATTACTCTTCCCGCGTGGGCCACGACTATACGAACCCTACCCTCGGCTTTGACGCTGAAGTAGGCGGCACCGTAGTTAAAGGCAACTATCGCACGTTCAGCTGGACTTTCAACAACCTCCTGACTTACGAGACTACCTTCAATGAAAAACATCATCTGAACGTTTTGCTGGGCCAGGAAGCCTATAAGTTCAAATACACTTACCTCGAAGGCAACAAAACCGGGTTCTCTGTACCTGGTATCGATGAACCGGCGGATGCGGCCCTGATTGGCAGTTTTACCGGTTACAGTGATAGCTATACGCAAAGCTCTTACCTTGGAAGAGCTGAGTACGACTACTCCGGAAAATATTTCTTCTCTGCTTCCCTGCGCCGCGATGGATCTTCCCGCTTCGCACCGGACCGCCGCTGGGGTACTTTCTGGTCAGTAGGCGCCTCCTGGAAACTGACAGAAGAAACTTTCCTGAAAAACAGCTCCTGGCTCAATCTGCTGACACTGCGTGCCAGTTACGGTGGACAAGGTAACGACAACCTCGGTCCCAACCGCTACTATAACTACCTGCCGCTGTACTCTGTTAACAGCAATCTCGGACTGGGTGGTACTTTCCGCGAATTCCTGTTCAACGACAGGTTGAAATGGGAAACAAACCTCAACCTCAATATCGGTGTGGACTGGGCTATGTTTGATAATCGTTTGGGCGGCAGCGCAGAATTCTTCGTCCGCAAATCGCAGGACCTGCTGTACTCCAGGCCTAAAGCACCTTCTATTGGATACGCCTCGGTTGACGAAAACATCGGCGCGCTGAAAAATACCGGTATAGACCTCAACCTGCATGGTACGCCTATACGCACAAAAAACTTCAGCTGGAACATCGATCTTAATATGACGCATTACCGCAATAAGGTGACCAGCCTGCCTCAACAGGATATCATCGTGGGTACCAAAAAGCTCTCCGTGGGTAAATCCATCTATGACTTTTACCTTCGCCAGTGGGCAGGAGTGAACCCCAATACCGGTGCGCCACAGTGGAAATACACCAATCCGGACGGGAGCATCAAGGATACCAGCAACTATAGCCAGGCTTCCCTGTATTATTCCGGTTCATCGCTGCCAGACCTGTATGGCGGCCTGACCAATACGTTCACTTACAAGAACTTCTCCCTGTCGTTCCTGATCGTGTACAGCATCGGAGGTAAAGTACTGGACAATGATTATACTTTCCTGATGGGACTGGGTGGTTCCGCCGGCCGCGCATGGTCCACAGAAGTGCTGAACGCCTGGACACCCACCAACCGCAATACGGACGTACCACAGGTGAACACGGTAGCGCCCAGCTGGACTGGCGCTTCCACACGTTTCCTGTACGATGCCACCTACGCCAGACTGAAGAGCCTGAACCTCAGTTATTCACTGCCGAAAACACTGATGGAAAGGGCACACCTGAACAATATTACGGTGTACGTACAGGGAGAAAACCTGTTCACGCTGTACAACCATCAAGGCATGGACCCTGAACAGACTGTTGGCGGTACTACCTACTATCGTTACCCGGCCGTGAAATCCGTATCTGCCGGTATTAATCTGAGCTTCTAA
- a CDS encoding RagB/SusD family nutrient uptake outer membrane protein, with translation MKKNRLLFIAIFAAAVLAACNKDYLNTRPTNAVPDDQVFNTVDNAETALTGIWAYMFETYFTFAVPGIKSLDLTSDAMGSDVALTTSYGFRDSYTFNEMADNTKNRVSAYWTILYKTIDNCNNFLSKIDKVPGDDAKRKLLKGQASALRGWCYLTLAEFYSFGVTTNASGKSVPIYTDPANPSTPGKARSTVTQVYQQAISDLQAAVPLLTDYSRSGTQKFKIDANVTNGLLARAYLYSNQPDKAIAAAVAARNGYPLMSGDDYNKGFNDVSNPEWIWGQPQTPSQNVAASTFNFLDVSTPVAYYKSFKADPWFQGYFDSTDVRFRLFQWSTSGPGALLYKKFRFRDPGAMVSDVVLMRSAEMYLIEAEGYARTSNATKAAEVLNVLRTARNSHLYGGGGSVTDTILLERRKELWGEGFSLVDIIRTGGTVVRKPFKSYTGADSIINVPQPDGSIVQVRGVGHRTLKLPDGSAFVKNSSYYLFAVPIAELQNNPNINN, from the coding sequence ATGAAAAAGAACAGACTATTATTCATCGCTATATTCGCCGCAGCTGTTCTCGCAGCCTGCAACAAGGATTACCTGAACACGCGGCCTACCAATGCCGTGCCCGATGACCAGGTGTTTAACACTGTTGATAACGCGGAGACTGCGCTGACAGGGATCTGGGCATACATGTTTGAAACCTACTTCACCTTCGCCGTTCCGGGCATCAAATCGCTGGACCTTACCAGCGACGCCATGGGCAGCGATGTGGCTTTGACCACCTCTTATGGTTTCAGGGACTCGTACACCTTTAACGAAATGGCGGATAATACCAAAAACAGGGTAAGTGCCTACTGGACCATCTTGTACAAAACCATCGATAACTGTAACAACTTCCTGTCTAAAATAGATAAGGTGCCTGGCGATGATGCCAAACGTAAGCTGTTGAAGGGACAGGCATCGGCTTTAAGAGGCTGGTGCTACCTGACGCTGGCAGAATTTTATTCTTTCGGTGTTACCACCAATGCCAGTGGTAAATCAGTGCCTATTTACACAGATCCGGCTAATCCGTCTACTCCCGGTAAAGCCAGATCTACAGTAACACAGGTATATCAACAGGCCATCAGTGACTTACAGGCTGCTGTGCCGTTGCTCACCGACTACAGCCGCAGCGGTACGCAGAAATTCAAAATTGATGCTAATGTGACCAACGGTCTGCTGGCACGTGCTTATCTCTACAGCAACCAGCCTGACAAAGCCATCGCTGCTGCTGTGGCGGCACGCAATGGCTATCCGCTGATGTCCGGCGATGACTATAACAAAGGCTTCAACGATGTCAGCAATCCGGAATGGATCTGGGGCCAGCCGCAGACTCCCAGCCAGAACGTGGCTGCCTCTACGTTTAATTTCCTGGACGTTTCCACACCGGTGGCTTACTATAAGAGCTTTAAGGCCGATCCGTGGTTCCAGGGCTATTTTGACAGCACAGATGTGCGTTTCCGTTTGTTCCAGTGGAGCACCAGCGGTCCCGGCGCTTTGCTGTACAAAAAATTCCGTTTCCGCGATCCCGGTGCAATGGTGTCTGATGTGGTGCTGATGCGTTCCGCAGAAATGTACCTGATCGAAGCAGAAGGCTATGCGCGCACCAGCAATGCCACTAAAGCGGCAGAAGTGCTGAATGTGCTCAGAACAGCGCGCAACTCCCATCTCTACGGCGGCGGCGGTTCCGTGACCGACACGATCCTGCTGGAAAGAAGAAAGGAATTGTGGGGCGAAGGTTTCTCACTGGTGGATATTATTCGTACAGGCGGTACCGTAGTAAGGAAACCGTTTAAGTCTTACACCGGTGCTGACAGTATCATCAATGTACCGCAGCCGGATGGTTCTATAGTGCAGGTGCGCGGGGTAGGGCACCGTACGCTGAAACTGCCTGACGGCAGCGCTTTTGTGAAAAACAGCTCTTACTACCTGTTCGCTGTTCCCATCGCTGAGTTGCAGAACAATCCCAATATCAACAACTAG
- a CDS encoding methyltransferase family protein → MNILSSVIYMIWFLSEILLHRILRGGAPDDQKKKDKGSLAYIWIIILVSINTAVYISYKTKFPILQQGSLMNYIGLSVILAGMALRFYAIASLGRLFTVVVTIRKDHHIKKDGIYSILRHPSYAGSLLSFLGFGLSLNNWTGLAIAFVPVLAAFIYRMNIEEKVLTEQFGNEYAEYIQQTRRILPFIY, encoded by the coding sequence ATGAACATATTATCCTCTGTCATCTACATGATCTGGTTTCTTTCCGAGATATTATTACACAGAATATTACGGGGAGGGGCGCCAGACGATCAAAAGAAAAAAGACAAAGGCAGCCTCGCCTATATCTGGATTATTATCCTGGTCAGCATCAACACAGCCGTATACATTTCTTACAAGACAAAGTTCCCTATACTGCAGCAGGGCAGCCTGATGAACTATATCGGCCTGTCAGTTATCCTGGCTGGCATGGCACTGCGCTTTTATGCCATTGCATCACTGGGCCGGCTGTTTACCGTAGTGGTAACCATCCGTAAGGACCATCATATCAAGAAAGACGGTATTTACAGCATTCTGCGGCACCCCTCCTATGCAGGCTCCCTGTTGTCTTTCCTGGGTTTTGGCCTGTCGCTCAACAACTGGACGGGACTGGCCATAGCGTTCGTCCCGGTGCTGGCGGCCTTTATCTACCGCATGAACATAGAAGAAAAAGTGTTGACAGAACAGTTCGGCAACGAATATGCGGAGTACATCCAACAGACCCGTCGCATTCTTCCTTTTATCTATTAA
- the trxA gene encoding thioredoxin has translation MENLQSILQSDTPVLIDCFAVWCGPCKMMPPILKEVKDKFGDKLRIIKIDIDKNQQLAAQWQISSVPTMLLFKNGKLAWRQSGVVPAHQLIPVLTPLL, from the coding sequence ATGGAAAACCTGCAATCAATACTTCAGTCAGACACCCCGGTGCTGATCGACTGTTTTGCCGTCTGGTGCGGCCCCTGCAAGATGATGCCACCCATTCTGAAAGAGGTGAAAGACAAATTTGGAGACAAGCTTCGCATCATTAAAATCGATATCGATAAAAACCAGCAGCTGGCGGCCCAATGGCAGATCAGCAGCGTGCCTACCATGCTGTTGTTTAAAAATGGAAAGCTGGCGTGGCGCCAGAGCGGGGTGGTGCCGGCACATCAGCTGATACCTGTATTGACACCGCTGTTGTAA
- the smpB gene encoding SsrA-binding protein SmpB, with protein sequence MKNKTGQPAQSLQKLDNHFGIFEFFDFGIFGDRQVDQITKSKNRKSQNFHPMAELRNRSAYFEYAIEEKFIAGMVLTGTEIKSIRASRVSFNDSFCYFSKGELFVKSLHIAEYSHGTSANHDPLRERKLLLTKRELKKIENKIKERGYTIVPLRIFITDKSLAKMEIGVGKGKKLYDKRESIKQRESDRELRRQIK encoded by the coding sequence ATTAAAAACAAGACTGGCCAACCTGCTCAGTCTCTTCAAAAACTAGATAATCATTTTGGGATTTTCGAATTTTTTGATTTTGGAATTTTTGGAGACCGTCAGGTCGATCAAATCACGAAATCAAAAAATCGTAAATCCCAAAATTTTCACCCCATGGCCGAATTAAGAAACAGATCAGCATATTTTGAGTACGCAATAGAAGAAAAATTTATTGCGGGAATGGTATTGACAGGAACAGAGATTAAGTCTATCCGCGCCAGCAGGGTCAGTTTTAATGATTCCTTTTGTTATTTTTCAAAAGGAGAATTGTTTGTTAAAAGCCTGCATATCGCCGAATATTCTCACGGCACCAGCGCCAATCACGATCCCCTGCGCGAAAGAAAATTGCTGTTGACAAAACGGGAATTGAAAAAAATCGAGAACAAGATCAAAGAACGAGGCTATACCATTGTTCCGCTTCGTATATTCATCACGGATAAAAGTCTTGCCAAAATGGAAATAGGTGTGGGCAAGGGTAAAAAACTGTACGACAAACGGGAATCTATCAAACAACGTGAGTCTGACAGGGAATTACGCCGCCAGATCAAATAG
- the accD gene encoding acetyl-CoA carboxylase, carboxyltransferase subunit beta — MSSWFKRIKQGISTSTSEKKEAPDGLWHKCPNCKKTTTVKDLKEHYYVCDKCNYHNRINSKEYFEIIFDDNQFEELFSNIYPTDFLGFKDLKPYADRLKDAQKKSGLKDAMTVGTGKVNGLDLVVACMDFNFIGGSMGSVVGEKIARSIDYCIVHKMPLMIISKSGGARMMESAFSLMQMAKTSAKLTQLATARLPFISLMTDPTTGGVTASFAMLGDVNIAEPGALIGFAGPRIIKETIKKDLPAGFQSAEFLLEHGFLDFIMDRKELKTRLANLLSLFKN, encoded by the coding sequence ATGTCAAGCTGGTTTAAGCGAATTAAACAAGGCATCTCCACTTCCACCAGTGAGAAGAAGGAAGCACCGGACGGGTTGTGGCACAAGTGTCCTAACTGTAAGAAAACCACCACTGTTAAGGATCTGAAGGAGCATTACTACGTGTGTGATAAATGTAACTATCACAACCGTATCAACTCCAAAGAGTATTTTGAGATTATTTTCGACGACAATCAGTTCGAGGAACTGTTTTCCAATATTTACCCGACCGATTTCCTGGGCTTTAAAGACCTGAAACCTTACGCTGACAGGCTGAAGGACGCACAAAAGAAATCCGGCCTGAAAGATGCCATGACAGTTGGCACCGGTAAGGTAAACGGATTGGACCTGGTAGTGGCCTGTATGGACTTCAACTTCATCGGCGGCTCTATGGGCTCCGTGGTAGGTGAAAAAATCGCCCGTTCCATTGACTACTGCATCGTGCACAAAATGCCATTGATGATCATCTCCAAATCCGGCGGTGCGCGTATGATGGAAAGTGCTTTCTCCCTGATGCAGATGGCCAAAACTTCCGCGAAACTGACGCAGCTTGCTACCGCCAGACTGCCTTTTATCTCCCTGATGACCGATCCTACTACCGGTGGTGTGACCGCCTCCTTTGCGATGCTGGGAGACGTAAACATTGCGGAACCAGGCGCCCTGATTGGCTTTGCCGGCCCCAGGATCATCAAGGAGACGATCAAAAAAGACCTCCCTGCTGGTTTCCAAAGCGCTGAGTTCCTGCTGGAACACGGCTTCCTGGACTTCATCATGGACCGGAAAGAATTAAAAACAAGACTGGCCAACCTGCTCAGTCTCTTCAAAAACTAG
- the fbaA gene encoding class II fructose-bisphosphate aldolase, protein MGKYRAGVLFGEELDALYNDAKDNGFAMPAVNVVGTNSVNAVLETAAKVNSPVIIQFSNGGAQFYAGKGMPNDKLQANIAGGISGAKHVHEVAKYYGVPVVLHTDHAAKKWLPWIDGLLDAGEAFFKQTGQPLYSSHMLDLSEEPIQENIEISHKYFERMNKLGMSIEIELGVTGGEEDGVDNSGVDNSKLYTQPEDVAYAYEVLSKVGSRFTVAAAFGNVHGVYSPGNVELRPVILQNSQEYIQQKFGTKAKPVYYVFHGGSGSPKHQIAEALGYGVIKMNIDTDMQWAFWEGVHDYYEAKKEYLQSQLGNPEGADKPNKKYYDPRVWLRKGEDTFVKRLEEAFRDLNCINRN, encoded by the coding sequence ATGGGAAAATACAGAGCTGGCGTATTATTCGGCGAAGAGCTGGATGCGCTGTATAACGATGCCAAAGACAACGGATTTGCTATGCCTGCCGTGAACGTAGTGGGGACCAACTCAGTTAATGCGGTACTGGAAACGGCTGCCAAAGTAAATTCACCGGTTATTATACAGTTTTCCAATGGCGGCGCTCAGTTTTACGCCGGTAAAGGTATGCCGAACGATAAGCTGCAGGCCAACATCGCTGGCGGTATCTCTGGTGCGAAACATGTACACGAAGTAGCGAAATATTATGGTGTTCCGGTTGTGCTCCATACTGACCATGCCGCTAAAAAATGGCTGCCATGGATCGACGGCCTGCTGGATGCCGGTGAAGCTTTCTTCAAACAAACCGGCCAACCGCTGTACAGCTCTCACATGCTGGACCTCTCCGAAGAGCCTATCCAGGAAAACATCGAGATCTCCCACAAATACTTTGAGCGGATGAACAAGCTGGGCATGTCTATCGAAATCGAGCTGGGCGTGACCGGCGGTGAGGAAGATGGTGTGGACAACTCCGGCGTGGACAACTCCAAGCTCTATACACAGCCTGAAGACGTGGCTTACGCTTACGAAGTACTGTCTAAAGTAGGCAGCCGCTTCACCGTAGCTGCTGCATTCGGTAACGTACACGGCGTATACAGCCCGGGCAACGTGGAGCTGCGCCCTGTGATCCTGCAGAACAGCCAGGAATACATCCAGCAGAAATTCGGCACCAAAGCTAAACCGGTTTACTATGTATTCCACGGTGGCAGCGGTTCTCCGAAACACCAGATTGCTGAAGCACTGGGCTACGGCGTTATCAAAATGAACATTGACACTGACATGCAGTGGGCATTCTGGGAAGGCGTGCACGACTACTACGAAGCGAAGAAAGAATACCTGCAGAGCCAGCTGGGCAACCCCGAAGGTGCTGACAAGCCTAACAAAAAATACTACGATCCGCGCGTATGGCTGCGCAAAGGTGAAGATACCTTTGTAAAACGTCTGGAAGAGGCGTTCCGCGACCTGAACTGCATCAACAGAAACTAA
- a CDS encoding alpha/beta fold hydrolase, with protein sequence MRKICCAALLLLSFKTLFAGRFDRNANDSINYFSSFDGTRIHYTVKGNGEPVILVHGFMGSGDSWRATPLYDSLLQHGFRVITPDLRGNGASGHPHDSLAYAQDAEARDIIGLARHLQLPAYKVVGYSRGSIIAARLLVLDPRVTCAVLGGIGTGFTDPAWPRRLKFYEALSGKDVPELAAMVKNVQAKGLDQRALALMQWGQPATVPSELAKVQQPVLVIGGDKDEDNDTGGPLAAMMPRGMHGTVAGDHNSVMRSTHFAAWVVDFLIKH encoded by the coding sequence ATGCGTAAAATCTGCTGCGCCGCATTATTGCTGCTTTCCTTTAAAACACTCTTCGCTGGCCGGTTTGATCGGAATGCAAACGATTCCATCAATTACTTTTCTTCTTTTGATGGTACCCGCATTCATTATACTGTCAAAGGAAACGGAGAACCGGTCATACTGGTACACGGCTTCATGGGCAGCGGTGATTCATGGCGTGCCACGCCCTTATACGACTCCCTGCTGCAACACGGGTTCCGCGTGATCACGCCGGACCTGCGAGGCAACGGCGCCTCCGGCCATCCGCATGACAGCCTCGCCTACGCACAGGACGCGGAAGCCCGCGATATCATTGGTCTTGCCCGCCATCTGCAACTGCCGGCGTACAAAGTAGTGGGCTATTCCCGCGGATCTATCATCGCGGCACGTTTGCTGGTGCTGGACCCCAGGGTGACCTGCGCCGTGCTCGGCGGCATCGGCACCGGCTTCACCGACCCTGCATGGCCACGCCGGCTGAAATTTTATGAGGCCCTCTCCGGAAAAGATGTGCCGGAACTGGCAGCCATGGTCAAAAACGTACAGGCGAAAGGGTTAGACCAGCGGGCGCTGGCGCTGATGCAATGGGGCCAGCCCGCCACCGTACCATCCGAATTGGCGAAGGTGCAACAGCCGGTACTGGTGATAGGAGGCGATAAAGATGAAGATAATGACACCGGCGGCCCACTCGCAGCCATGATGCCCCGCGGCATGCATGGCACCGTGGCCGGCGATCACAACAGCGTGATGCGCTCAACCCACTTCGCCGCATGGGTGGTGGATTTTCTGATAAAACATTAA
- a CDS encoding ubiquinol-cytochrome c reductase iron-sulfur subunit, producing the protein MERRDFVSNIGMTLALACVGGLAACSKGGDGYGSSPQPTPGGPNAKLSLNLSTDLPNPGDFKISNGVIIIRTGTGNTAADFTALSSTCTHQGCTVATFNNTTKLIECNAPCGHGSRYTTSGAVNTGPATTALTAYTITVSGNTLTVA; encoded by the coding sequence ATGGAAAGAAGGGATTTTGTATCCAACATCGGAATGACGCTGGCACTGGCTTGTGTTGGCGGATTAGCGGCCTGCAGCAAGGGAGGGGACGGTTACGGGTCCTCACCACAACCAACGCCGGGCGGCCCTAATGCTAAGCTGTCGCTCAACCTGAGCACGGACCTTCCTAACCCCGGTGACTTTAAAATCTCCAACGGGGTGATCATCATCCGTACCGGTACAGGCAATACGGCGGCGGATTTCACGGCATTATCCAGCACGTGCACACATCAGGGATGTACCGTTGCCACGTTCAACAACACTACGAAACTGATAGAATGTAATGCGCCTTGCGGCCATGGCAGCAGGTATACGACCAGCGGCGCAGTAAATACCGGTCCGGCTACAACAGCGCTGACCGCCTATACCATTACCGTTAGCGGTAACACCTTAACTGTTGCCTGA
- a CDS encoding helical backbone metal receptor — protein MFRDQLNRTIHLPEAPKRIISLVPSQTELLYTLGLEEEVVGITKFCVHPESWFRSKTRVGGTKNVRMEVIRELSPDLIIANKEENTAEDVMALMEHYPVWVSNIQSLEDACDMITGIGAITRKADAATRLADTIRQRFAALQPLPRPVPTAYFIWRDPWMAAGGDTFIHQMLQRCGLQNVFAHIPRYPAIDEEQLAASGCRLVLLSSEPYPFKEKHMHEIQAILPDAKVMLVDGELFSWYGSRLLEAPAYFQELFQQIAQD, from the coding sequence ATGTTCCGGGACCAACTGAACCGTACCATTCATCTGCCGGAGGCGCCAAAGCGGATTATCTCGCTGGTGCCTTCGCAGACAGAACTTTTATATACCCTCGGACTGGAAGAGGAAGTGGTGGGCATCACCAAATTTTGCGTGCACCCTGAATCGTGGTTCCGCAGCAAAACGCGCGTGGGCGGCACCAAGAACGTACGCATGGAAGTGATCAGGGAACTGTCTCCCGATCTGATCATCGCCAATAAAGAAGAAAATACCGCCGAAGACGTGATGGCGCTGATGGAGCATTATCCCGTATGGGTGAGCAATATACAGTCGCTCGAAGATGCCTGTGACATGATCACCGGCATCGGCGCCATTACCCGGAAGGCCGATGCCGCCACCCGGCTGGCAGACACCATCCGGCAACGTTTTGCGGCGTTACAACCGCTCCCCCGCCCCGTTCCCACCGCCTACTTTATCTGGCGCGATCCGTGGATGGCCGCCGGCGGAGATACTTTCATCCACCAGATGCTGCAACGCTGTGGCCTGCAAAACGTATTCGCCCACATACCACGTTACCCTGCCATCGACGAAGAACAGCTGGCAGCCAGCGGTTGCAGGCTGGTACTGTTATCGTCCGAACCGTATCCTTTTAAAGAAAAACACATGCATGAAATACAGGCCATTCTTCCGGATGCAAAGGTGATGCTGGTAGACGGTGAACTGTTCTCCTGGTATGGCAGCCGGCTGCTGGAAGCGCCGGCGTATTTTCAGGAGTTGTTTCAGCAAATAGCCCAGGACTGA